A window of Sphingobacterium sp. SRCM116780 contains these coding sequences:
- a CDS encoding RtcB family protein, whose protein sequence is MGSKLSGKDLIKLGFPQNNSINIALGQIQRYRKREKKERILQEAQEVLVDPAKFAGHGVWGKLAEGLIKPVEVRRHELLNQRVPFSIFGEDLIDERAKFQLYDALKLPVSVAGALMPDAHAGYGLPIGGVLATDQAVIPYGVGVDIGCRMSMSIFDLPASFIKGKDAMLLKILAEQTKFGMYETHQNKADHALFSRTEFQDIPLLKSLLGKAYKQLGTSGGGNHFVEFGIVDLQETKADWKLEAGSYLAILSHSGSRGLGANIAKHYTYLAQKQCPLPKQVQHLAWLDLNTHDGQEYWMAMNLAGDYAKACHENIHQRIAKALGKRIVLTIENHHNFAWKELVGGKECIVHRKGATPADKGRLGIIPGSMTAPGYIVEGLGNAESLHSASHGAGRLFSRATAKVSFSKSDVKKALHDAQVQVIGGNLDEAPMAYKDIEKVMHVQNDLVKVLGIFRPKFVRMDK, encoded by the coding sequence ATGGGAAGTAAACTCTCAGGGAAAGACTTGATAAAATTAGGTTTTCCACAAAATAATAGTATAAATATTGCCTTAGGGCAAATACAACGCTATAGAAAGCGTGAAAAAAAAGAACGTATCCTGCAAGAAGCGCAGGAAGTTTTAGTAGATCCTGCAAAATTTGCAGGACATGGTGTATGGGGTAAATTGGCCGAAGGTTTGATAAAACCTGTAGAAGTAAGAAGACATGAATTGCTAAACCAACGTGTTCCATTTTCCATTTTTGGAGAAGATTTGATTGATGAACGGGCGAAATTTCAACTCTATGATGCATTGAAATTACCTGTCTCCGTTGCAGGAGCATTAATGCCAGATGCACATGCCGGATATGGATTACCAATAGGAGGTGTGTTAGCAACAGATCAGGCTGTCATACCCTATGGAGTAGGCGTTGATATTGGATGTCGAATGAGCATGTCCATTTTTGATTTACCTGCATCCTTTATAAAAGGAAAAGATGCTATGTTATTAAAAATACTAGCGGAGCAAACGAAGTTTGGGATGTATGAAACACATCAGAATAAAGCGGATCATGCATTATTTTCTAGAACAGAATTTCAGGATATTCCATTGTTAAAAAGCTTGCTAGGTAAGGCTTATAAACAGTTGGGAACTTCTGGAGGAGGGAATCATTTTGTCGAGTTCGGCATAGTGGATTTGCAGGAAACAAAAGCAGATTGGAAACTGGAAGCAGGTTCATATTTAGCGATACTATCACATAGTGGATCTCGTGGATTAGGAGCAAATATTGCCAAACACTATACTTATTTGGCACAAAAACAATGTCCTTTACCTAAACAAGTCCAACATTTGGCTTGGTTAGATTTGAATACACATGACGGACAAGAATACTGGATGGCGATGAATCTAGCTGGTGATTATGCAAAAGCCTGTCATGAAAATATCCATCAGCGCATTGCAAAAGCTTTAGGTAAGCGTATTGTTTTGACCATTGAAAATCATCACAATTTTGCGTGGAAAGAACTTGTTGGAGGAAAAGAATGTATCGTACATCGGAAAGGAGCAACACCTGCGGACAAAGGTAGGTTGGGCATTATTCCTGGCTCAATGACAGCTCCAGGGTATATTGTTGAGGGTTTAGGAAACGCTGAAAGTTTGCATTCAGCTTCCCATGGCGCTGGACGATTATTTTCGAGAGCAACAGCTAAAGTTAGTTTCAGTAAATCTGATGTGAAAAAAGCATTACACGATGCCCAAGTCCAAGTCATTGGAGGGAATCTTGATGAAGCACCAATGGCCTATAAAGACATTGAGAAAGTGATGCATGTGCAAAATGATTTGGTGAAAGTATTGGGAATTTTTAGACCCAAGTTTGTGCGTATGGATAAGTAA
- the prfH gene encoding peptide chain release factor H yields MEICIQLSAGRGPRECDFFLTQVLDIFKEEALAAQITVTIIKQDQNQYHLLSSVICRLVGTDVHRFLTTWKGSLLWICESPFRPFHPRKNWFIELFEITKEDKLTISEDDISYQVMRSSGAGGQHVNKVSSAVRAIHIPTGIMAIAMDSRSQLQNKKIATERLIQKITEKDNKMAGQLIKEQWQNHHEIKRGDPIRVFKGSKFKSR; encoded by the coding sequence ATGGAAATATGTATTCAATTAAGTGCAGGAAGAGGTCCCCGAGAGTGTGACTTTTTCCTGACCCAAGTGCTCGATATTTTTAAAGAAGAGGCACTTGCAGCACAAATTACAGTGACCATCATAAAACAAGATCAAAATCAATACCACTTGTTGAGTTCAGTGATTTGTAGGCTTGTTGGGACAGATGTTCATCGATTTTTAACTACTTGGAAGGGTTCATTATTATGGATCTGTGAAAGCCCATTCCGACCTTTTCATCCACGTAAAAATTGGTTTATTGAATTATTTGAGATAACAAAAGAAGACAAGCTTACTATTTCTGAAGATGATATAAGCTATCAAGTAATGCGTAGTTCTGGTGCAGGAGGTCAACATGTGAATAAAGTGAGTTCCGCTGTACGTGCTATCCATATACCAACTGGCATAATGGCTATAGCAATGGATAGTCGTTCACAATTGCAAAATAAAAAAATTGCAACGGAACGTTTAATACAAAAAATCACAGAAAAGGACAACAAAATGGCTGGACAATTGATAAAAGAACAATGGCAAAACCATCATGAGATCAAACGTGGAGATCCTATCCGTGTTTTTAAAGGTTCTAAGTTTAAGAGTAGATAA
- a CDS encoding DUF1349 domain-containing protein, giving the protein MTHHFNFSNLQAINPCHTTLVGDKMILRSQSKVDFFRKYKGTPIDNAAFFYQMVSGNFSFHAQVKIDAHATYDAIFLMVRAKEEQWIKLALELGSDRQYNVVSVITNKWSDDANGELITTQSPWLRITRVNNIWGLHYSLDGIYWRFVRTFGFELDEEVMVGYGVQSPRGEGFESEISHLQLNPEPILDFRSGK; this is encoded by the coding sequence ATGACTCATCATTTTAATTTTTCAAATTTACAAGCTATAAATCCGTGTCACACGACGTTAGTTGGTGATAAAATGATACTACGCTCCCAATCTAAAGTAGACTTCTTTAGAAAATATAAAGGAACCCCAATTGACAATGCAGCGTTCTTTTATCAAATGGTTAGTGGCAATTTTTCTTTTCATGCTCAAGTCAAAATAGATGCGCATGCAACTTATGACGCCATCTTTTTGATGGTCCGTGCTAAAGAAGAACAATGGATTAAATTAGCCCTAGAACTTGGATCTGACAGGCAGTATAACGTCGTGTCTGTCATCACCAATAAATGGTCTGATGATGCAAACGGAGAGCTTATAACCACACAATCACCTTGGCTAAGAATTACAAGAGTTAACAACATCTGGGGATTGCATTATTCCTTAGATGGTATTTATTGGCGATTTGTTAGAACTTTTGGTTTTGAGCTTGATGAGGAAGTCATGGTAGGTTATGGTGTACAATCTCCTCGTGGAGAAGGATTTGAGTCTGAAATCAGCCATCTACAGCTAAATCCAGAACCTATATTAGATTTTAGAAGTGGAAAATAA
- a CDS encoding outer membrane beta-barrel protein, whose product MKKSTLTTIILLLITITIYAQTEKSQLLGLEISGSVDTYWKYDFQKQPNINTYFTEDNNSVSIGMVDLALKKTTGKASFVGELSFGPRGQYRSILNGDGQSGDDKNSFHIQNLYISYALTEKLTMTAGFMGTFVGYEVINPSFNFHYSTSYLFGAGPFQDAGLKAQYAFSDQVGLMVGIFNDWNVYQDLNGVSHFGSQLSITPNDKSSFYLNFLTGSSQGGASNYSSGTLIDFVGNHSFSPMFSLGANATEYNRKGEGGYSGISLYPKVNINENIGIGIRGEYFKTKDAPSQEIVGNEIISTTLTANFKHHGFTFIPEIRLDNSDEQMFVKQDLSPSKNAGQFSLALVYAF is encoded by the coding sequence ATGAAAAAATCAACCCTTACCACAATCATTTTGCTGTTAATTACGATTACAATCTATGCACAAACTGAAAAAAGTCAGCTATTAGGTCTGGAAATATCAGGTTCTGTAGACACCTATTGGAAGTATGACTTTCAAAAACAACCAAATATCAACACCTATTTTACAGAGGATAATAACTCTGTATCGATTGGAATGGTTGACCTTGCCCTTAAAAAAACTACTGGAAAAGCTTCTTTCGTTGGGGAATTATCGTTTGGACCAAGAGGACAGTACCGTTCTATTCTTAATGGAGACGGGCAAAGTGGCGATGATAAAAATAGTTTTCATATTCAGAATCTTTATATATCCTATGCATTAACAGAAAAACTGACCATGACAGCCGGATTCATGGGCACGTTTGTCGGTTATGAGGTTATCAACCCGTCATTCAACTTTCACTATTCTACTTCTTATCTATTTGGAGCAGGTCCGTTTCAAGACGCCGGATTAAAAGCACAATATGCCTTTTCTGATCAAGTAGGTCTTATGGTTGGGATCTTTAATGATTGGAATGTATATCAAGATCTCAATGGAGTGTCCCACTTTGGCTCACAGTTATCTATAACTCCTAATGACAAATCAAGTTTTTATCTTAATTTTTTAACAGGTTCTTCACAAGGGGGTGCCAGCAATTACAGTTCAGGAACTTTAATTGATTTTGTAGGTAACCATTCCTTTTCTCCAATGTTTTCTCTAGGCGCAAATGCGACTGAATACAATAGAAAAGGAGAAGGTGGCTATTCGGGAATCTCTCTTTACCCAAAGGTCAATATAAATGAAAATATAGGAATAGGTATCCGTGGAGAATACTTTAAAACAAAAGATGCTCCTTCCCAAGAAATTGTTGGTAATGAAATCATCTCAACAACATTGACAGCCAACTTTAAACATCATGGGTTTACTTTTATTCCTGAAATCAGATTGGATAATAGTGACGAACAGATGTTTGTAAAACAAGATCTCTCACCATCAAAAAATGCTGGCCAATTTTCACTTGCACTAGTATATGCTTTCTAA
- a CDS encoding 3-oxoacyl-ACP synthase III family protein — protein sequence MLSDHTYSVIIGSGSYLPTKVVGNDAFLSHTFYDSNGQKLSKTNQQIVDQLVQITGIHERRYVEDDLVASDIATLAAVEAIRTSGIDPESLDHIIVSHNFGDIRHDNRRSDLVPSLASRVKYNLGINNPETVAYDLPFGCAGWLQGVIQADQYIKSGTSKRVLIIGAETLSRICDPHDRDSMIYSDGAGAVILEAQQSDVPIGIITHVSKTYASPFAYFLRLDKSYNPTYAGDDLFLKMDGRKLYEQVLKNVPTIISECIEKANLSISAISRFLIHQANQKMDEAVIARLFEQYGIAEVPKDKMPMTISFLGNSSVATIPTLFDLIANHNLKSHTFKKGEHIVMAAMGAGININSLVYTFPTDFPISDNL from the coding sequence ATGTTGTCAGATCATACTTATTCTGTAATCATTGGTAGCGGTAGCTATCTTCCCACAAAGGTCGTAGGAAACGACGCTTTTTTATCGCACACTTTTTACGACAGCAATGGCCAGAAGCTTTCAAAAACGAATCAACAGATTGTTGATCAGCTGGTGCAGATTACGGGTATACACGAGAGGCGCTATGTAGAAGATGATCTGGTTGCTTCGGATATCGCGACTTTAGCTGCAGTTGAAGCTATCCGAACAAGTGGTATCGACCCTGAATCTTTGGATCATATCATTGTGTCTCATAACTTTGGCGATATCCGACATGATAATAGAAGAAGTGATTTGGTTCCAAGCCTAGCCTCCCGGGTGAAATATAATCTTGGGATCAATAATCCTGAAACGGTTGCCTATGATTTACCATTTGGCTGCGCTGGCTGGTTACAGGGTGTGATTCAAGCAGATCAATATATAAAGTCTGGAACTTCAAAACGTGTATTGATTATTGGAGCTGAAACACTATCTCGTATATGTGACCCACATGACCGGGACAGCATGATATACTCGGATGGAGCTGGCGCTGTGATATTAGAAGCGCAACAGAGTGATGTCCCTATTGGTATTATTACTCATGTGAGTAAGACCTATGCGAGTCCATTTGCCTATTTCCTACGTCTAGACAAATCGTACAATCCTACTTATGCTGGGGATGATTTATTTTTAAAAATGGATGGACGCAAACTTTATGAACAGGTATTAAAAAATGTTCCTACCATCATCAGTGAATGTATAGAGAAAGCCAATCTTTCAATTTCAGCTATCTCCCGATTTTTAATTCATCAGGCAAATCAAAAAATGGATGAAGCTGTCATTGCCCGTCTTTTTGAACAATATGGAATTGCCGAAGTGCCAAAAGATAAAATGCCTATGACAATTTCATTTTTAGGGAATAGCTCTGTAGCAACCATACCTACTCTGTTTGACCTTATTGCAAACCATAACTTAAAATCTCATACCTTTAAGAAAGGTGAACATATTGTAATGGCTGCCATGGGAGCCGGTATTAATATTAATAGTCTTGTGTATACTTTCCCAACAGATTTTCCGATTTCAGATAACTTATAA
- a CDS encoding Glu/Leu/Phe/Val family dehydrogenase, producing MSNSSQENYSFLKGVGQNFDKASKFTRFSSGILEQIKACNSILRVKFPVKIGDTVEVIEAYRVQHSHHKLPCKGGIRFSMGVDQEEVMALAALMTYKCAIVNVPFGGAKGGIKIDKSKYTEFELEKITRRYTSELVKKNFIGPGIDVPAPDYGTGAQEMSWILDTYSSLNPNDVNAQACVTGKPISQGGVHGRTEATGLGVYFGIREVCSVTEDMQRLGLPVGIENKKVIVQGLGNVGYHAAKFFQDNGAIIVGLIEYEGAIYSEGGLDVDAVVAHRKSTGSILHYPGARDLENGEAGLEQPCDILIPAALESVIHAGNAGRIQAKIIGEAANGPLTPDADEILLKKGVWIIPDMYLNAGGVTVSYFEWLKNLSHVRYGRLEKRFSENMYAELVNIIESLTSKNVSELERKIILRGPDEIDLIYSGLEDTMIGSYQEIREVYAKTDGVEDLRTAAFICAINKVGAAYEQLGIFP from the coding sequence ATGTCTAATTCATCACAAGAAAATTATAGCTTTTTAAAAGGTGTTGGTCAAAATTTTGATAAAGCGTCGAAATTTACTCGATTTTCATCAGGAATTTTAGAGCAAATCAAAGCGTGCAACTCTATTTTGCGTGTGAAGTTTCCAGTAAAGATAGGTGATACTGTAGAAGTCATCGAGGCTTATCGCGTACAGCATTCACATCACAAGCTTCCTTGTAAAGGAGGTATACGGTTTAGTATGGGAGTAGATCAAGAAGAAGTAATGGCGCTGGCTGCATTAATGACTTACAAATGCGCAATTGTAAATGTTCCTTTTGGAGGGGCAAAAGGGGGAATTAAAATTGATAAAAGTAAGTATACAGAATTTGAATTGGAAAAAATTACTCGGCGATATACATCCGAATTGGTCAAGAAAAATTTCATTGGACCAGGGATTGACGTTCCAGCACCAGATTATGGTACAGGAGCTCAAGAAATGAGTTGGATATTGGATACCTATTCGTCGTTGAATCCGAATGATGTCAATGCACAAGCGTGCGTTACAGGTAAACCCATATCTCAAGGTGGTGTTCATGGTCGGACAGAAGCAACAGGTCTAGGGGTGTATTTCGGAATTCGCGAAGTTTGCTCTGTAACCGAAGATATGCAACGTTTAGGATTGCCTGTCGGTATTGAAAATAAGAAAGTAATTGTACAAGGATTGGGTAATGTTGGATACCATGCTGCCAAGTTTTTTCAAGATAATGGAGCCATTATTGTCGGGTTGATAGAGTATGAAGGCGCCATCTATAGCGAAGGCGGACTTGATGTAGATGCTGTTGTTGCGCACCGAAAATCAACAGGTTCAATTTTACACTATCCTGGAGCTAGAGATCTAGAAAATGGTGAAGCTGGACTAGAGCAGCCTTGTGATATTTTGATTCCTGCGGCTTTAGAATCTGTGATCCATGCAGGCAATGCAGGCCGTATACAAGCAAAGATTATTGGAGAAGCGGCTAATGGACCGTTGACACCTGATGCAGATGAGATTCTATTGAAAAAAGGAGTTTGGATCATACCAGATATGTACCTCAATGCTGGAGGAGTTACCGTTTCTTATTTTGAGTGGTTGAAAAATCTAAGCCATGTGCGCTATGGACGTCTTGAAAAAAGATTCAGTGAGAATATGTATGCAGAACTTGTAAACATTATTGAATCGCTAACATCAAAAAATGTCTCCGAACTTGAACGTAAGATTATCTTACGTGGACCTGATGAGATCGATCTCATTTATTCGGGTCTTGAGGATACAATGATCGGATCATATCAAGAGATTAGAGAGGTGTATGCCAAAACTGACGGAGTAGAAGATCTCCGAACAGCAGCCTTCATTTGTGCTATTAATAAAGTGGGTGCAGCATATGAACAATTAGGGATTTTTCCATAA
- a CDS encoding alpha/beta hydrolase gives MEENIHHYQQDLLGESYERTTLHLKHDDEGPVVATLVRKKNFEKTRKAALYVHGYIDYFFQTEMAEQFNLHGYDFYALDLRKYGRSYLPHQSLFHVKDIKEYDEEISLSLDMIEKEGHDCVVMCGHSTGGLTMTYYTIRHPHHSLIKALWLNSPFYDFNTDMLTKKIGLPLVGVLAKLFPNLRMPNGLNKHYARSLHKDHLGEWDFNLDWKPLDFPYSSISFIRAVHQVHQVLASGSKINVPTLVMYSKQSKNPKEWSEDIAKSDLVLNVKDIEEKAKKLYGDITTMSIENGIHDLVLSSKDVRNQVYQSLFSWLQEKGV, from the coding sequence ATGGAAGAAAATATACATCATTATCAGCAAGATCTTTTAGGGGAATCTTATGAACGAACCACACTTCATCTCAAGCATGACGATGAAGGTCCAGTTGTGGCGACCTTGGTTCGCAAAAAGAATTTCGAAAAAACAAGGAAAGCTGCATTATATGTGCATGGTTATATTGATTATTTCTTTCAAACAGAAATGGCTGAGCAATTTAATCTTCATGGTTATGATTTCTATGCATTAGATCTCCGAAAATATGGTCGTTCCTACCTCCCGCATCAATCCCTTTTTCATGTAAAGGATATAAAGGAATATGATGAAGAGATTTCCTTATCATTGGACATGATTGAAAAGGAAGGACATGATTGTGTTGTGATGTGCGGACATTCAACTGGAGGACTGACAATGACGTATTATACGATTCGCCATCCCCATCATTCTTTAATAAAAGCACTATGGTTAAACAGTCCATTTTATGATTTCAACACGGATATGTTAACAAAAAAAATCGGTCTCCCGTTGGTTGGTGTATTAGCCAAGCTATTCCCTAACCTACGCATGCCAAATGGTTTAAATAAGCATTATGCCCGAAGCTTGCACAAAGATCATTTAGGGGAATGGGATTTTAATTTGGATTGGAAACCCTTGGATTTCCCCTATTCATCAATCAGTTTCATCAGGGCGGTTCATCAAGTTCATCAGGTATTAGCTAGTGGCTCAAAGATCAATGTACCCACGCTAGTCATGTACAGTAAACAAAGTAAAAATCCAAAAGAATGGAGCGAAGATATAGCAAAAAGTGACTTGGTATTAAATGTAAAAGATATTGAAGAAAAGGCTAAAAAGCTATATGGGGATATTACAACGATGTCTATTGAAAATGGTATCCATGATTTAGTTTTGTCTTCAAAGGATGTTCGAAATCAGGTTTATCAATCTTTATTTTCTTGGTTACAAGAAAAGGGTGTATAA